The genomic interval CTGCTCGTGCCATACAGAATATAAAAGCGAGTTTTGCCTAAGGAGGAATACCATGAACAAACAATATGAGGTAGGAATAATCGGCGGTGGCATCATTGGTCAATCAATTGCCTATCACTTAGCAAAAGAAGGTGTTTCTGTCCTAGTCTTAGAAAGTCATAAAATCGGCACAGGGGCAACAAGTGCTGCAGCTGGTATGCTTGGAGCGAATTCTGAGCTTGAAAAAAATGACGCTTTTTATCAATTTGCGAAAGAAAGTCAACGGCTATATCATAGCTTACAATATGAACTTTCAGAACGATCACAGATCAATATTGGGCTTGTTGATAAAGGGATGTATAAAATCGCCATGAATGATGATGAAGCTGATTCTTTAAAAGAAGCAGCAAGCTACTATAAGTCAGTAGAATGGCATGAAAAAGAGATGGTGCTTGAACATGAATCAACCCTTTCAACGAGTATTAAAGGGGCATTATACATAAAAGAGGATGGTCATGTCTCACCACTACATGTTTGTGCAGCATTTTCAAAGTCTGCTAGTTTACTAGGAGCAACAATTTTAGAAAATTCACCTGTACATGCTATTAAAAAAACGTCAAAGAATGGCTATACGTTATCAACTCCACGAGCTGATTTTAGTGTTAACAAAGTCGTGATAGCGAATGGCGTGTGGAGTGGACATTTCTTCAAGCAATTAGGTGTAAATGCAGGAATGAAGCCTGTAAAGGGAGAATGTCTTTCTGTTAAAAGCAGCGAAATAAGTTTAGAAAAAACGATCTTTTATGACCATTGTTATATCGTCCCGAAAGGGGATGGAAGAATCGTTATCGGCGCAACAATGGTTGAAGATGATTGGAGTACAGCACCGACAATTGGAGGAATCCAGTCGCTTATTGAAAAAATAACACCGATCATGCCAAGCATTGCTTCCTCACAGCTACATGAAACTTGGTCAGGGTTGAGGCCACAATCACATGATGGAAAGCCATATATTGGCCAGCATCCGAATGGAGAACACATTTATTTTGCAACAGGCCATTATCGCAATGGTATCCTTTTAGCACCGAAGACAGGTGAGATGGTAAGGGATCTTATTCTAGGCAGACAACAAAATGAGGATTATATCAATACGTTTTCAATAGTTAGACCACAATTGCAAGCAATGAGGTGAAAGTATGACCATTAAATTAAATGGTGAATTAGTAGAGTTAAGTTTTGATGTAGGGACGATTCAACAATTACTAGCATTCTATCAATTAGAAGATCGCTTAGTCATTGTTGAGCATAATCGAGAAATTATATTAAAAGATCATTACGAGTCAACTCCGTTACAAAACGGTGATGAGGTTGAACTCGTACATTTTGTAGGAGGAGGATGATTTTATGTTAAAAATAGCTGACAAAACATTTCAATCAAGATTATTATTAGGTACAGGAAAATACCCTTCATTTAATATTCAAAAGGAAGCTGTTGCACAGTCTGAGTCTGAAATCTTAACGTTTGCAGTACGAAGAATGAATATTTTTGAGCCAACACAGCCAAATTTTTTAGAACAATTGGATGTATCAAAATATACACTTTTACCTAATACTGCAGGTGCGAAAACAGCTGAAGAAGCGGTAAGAATTGCAAAGCTTGCAAAAGCTTCCGGCTTATGTGACATGATAAAAGTAGAAGTCATTGGTGATGACAGATCTTTGCTTCCAGATCCTGTTGAAACATTAAAGGCTAGTGAAATGCTTTTAGAAGAAGGCTTTATTGTTTTACCATACACTTCGGATGATGTTGTATTAGCTAGAAGATTAGAAGAATTAGGTGTCCATGCGATTATGCCTGGTGCATCACCAATTGGATCCGGACAAGGGATCTTGAATCCTTTAAATCTAAGATTTATCATTGAACAATCGAAAGTTCCTGTCATCGTAGATGCAGGTATTGGCTCGCCTTCAGATGCTGCACTTGCAATGGAGCTTGGAGCTGATGGTGTTTTATTAAATACAGCTGTTTCTGCTGCACAGGATCCAGTGAAAATGGCCATTGCGATGAAGCTAGCAATTGAAGCTGGTCGATTAGGCTATGAGGCTGGAAGAATTCCTAAAAAAGAATATGCAACAGCGAGCAGCCCGACAGAGGGAATGATGACAAGTTAATGGAACGTTATTCACGACAAATATTATTTTCTCCAATTGGCGAGTGCGGTCAAGAAAAGATCAAAAATAAGCATGTGTTAATTGTCGGCGCAGGTGCGCTAGGAACAGCAAATGCAGAAATGATCGCAAGGGCGGGAATCGGGAAATTAACGATTATTGACCGTGATTATGTGGAATGGAGCAATTTGCAAAGACAGCAGCTTTATATTGAGGATGATGCGATTAATCGGATTCCAAAGGCGATTGCTGCAAAAACACATTTACATGAGATCAATTCTGAAGTTGAGGTACAAGCATTTGTAGAGGATGTAACATCAGCAAATATTGAAGGCTGGATCAATGGTGTCGATGTCATTGTAGATTCTACTGATAACTTTGACACAAGACTTTTAATCAATGATGTCTCATTAAAGCACAATATTCCATGGATATATGGAGGCTGTGTCGGAAGCTATGGTCTTTCTTTTACCGTTATTCCGAATAAAACACCATGTTTGCATTGCCTATTAAAGCATATTCCTTTTAATGGACTAACATGTGATACGGTAGGGGTAATCTCACCAATTGTGAGTATGGTTACATCACATCAAACAACAGAAGTTCTAAAACTACTTGTTGGTGATGAAGAAAACAGACGAAACAAGCTTGTATCATTTGATCTATGGAAAAATCAATATTCATCCATTAATATGGATCGACTAAAAAATGATGCGTGTCCGACATGTGGTACTAACCCAGTCTATCCATATTTAACAGCGGAAAGAGAAACGAAAGCAGCTGTTCTTTGTGGAAGAGATACCGTGCAAATTAGGCCAACGAATGGAATGCAAGTTTCATTTGAAAGCATTTCTGAACGAGTTAAACCCATTGCAGATGCATTTTTAGAAAATCCGTTTTTAATGTCATTTACATTCGGTGATCACCGCATCGTTCTTTTCAAGGATGGTCGTGCACTTATTCATGGAACAAAGGATATTTCTGAAGCGAAAAAGATTTATCATCGTTATGTTGGCTAGAGTTTTGGGGAGTAAAATGGCTGTATATTGTGCCTTAACAATTGCAGGCTCTGATTTGGGCGGAGGTGCAGGAATTCAAGCGGATATAAAAACGTTTAAAGAGGTCGATGTATTTGGAATGACTGCCATTACCGCTATCACGGCGTAAAATGCGCTTCGTGTTTAAGGTGTCTATCCCAAACGGCAGTGGCCACGGTCCAACAAATCATTGGGCATATAATAAAGTGAAAGTATCAAGTTAATGAAATAGACTGACTCTTGCAATCCTGCCTGCATTACTGACTGGTTTATGTCAGAAAGTACGGCAGGAAAACGTAAAGTGTCAGTCTATTTTTTTAGATGAAAATTTGAGTTTGATACGTAAATTCAGCGAGTAAAGGTTGGACGGCACTAAGCCCGGGAAAGTATTTAAACGTAAAAGGAGGAAGTACTGTTGAATATATCTGAGGCATTACGCCTGTATTTTATAATGGGTTTTAGTGAATTGGCGTGATTTTGATCCTGAAAAAACATTAGTTGAGGCGATTAAGGGGGAATTACTCTTTTTCAATATAGGGAAAAGGGTGATGTCTGTTTACAAAGCCAGGAGTACATAGAGTTAGGAAAACGTTTAAGAAAACTTTGTAAGTTGTATAAAGTTCCTTTTATAGTAAATGATGATATTGAGCTTGCCATAGAGCTTTCTGCCGACGACGTTCATATCGGTCAAGATGATGGTGATCCCATTTTGGTAAGGAAAAAGCTTGGACATGATCGCTGGTTAGGGATATCGACACATTCTGTTGCTGAAGCAAATCAAGCAGTAAAGGATGGTGCTGATTATATTGGGGTCGGTCCAATGTTCACTACAAAGACGAAAACTGATGCACAAGCAGTTGTCGGCCCGCACGCAGTTAATAACACAAATAAGAGCATCAGGACTAGCGGAATTACCCATTATCGGAATTGGCGGGATTACCTTAGAGAATGCAGGTTTCGTCTATCAAGCTGGTGCAAATGGTGTAGCGGTTATCAGTTCAATTAGTAAGCAAGGGCACCTAGGGAAGCAGCAGCAGAGTTTCGTAAAGTGTAATCACAACAATTTCTTAAGAAAAACCTATGTAACATAGCACTTTATTATATTTGATGCTATAATTATAACCAGGTACTAATAACTTGTATTAATATTAGGAGGATATATATGAACTTATCACTTAATGGACGTAATATTGTCGTTATGGGAGTAGCAAACAAACGAAGCATCGCCTGGGGGATTGCACGTTCTTTACATACTGCTGGAGCAAGATTAATTTTTACATATGCTGGAGAACGTTTAGAGAAATCTGTTCGTGAATTAGCAGATTCGTTAGAAAGAAACGATTCGATCGTTTTACCTTGTGATGTTACAAATGATGAGGAAATTAAAACTTGCTTCGGGACAATTAAAGAAGAAGTTGGAGCGATCCATGGTGTTGCACACTGTATTGCATTTGCTAACAAAGAAGAGCTGCAAGGAGAATATATGAATACAACACGTGATGGCTTCTTACTTGCACATAACATTAGCTCATATTCACTAACTGCTGTAGCGAAAGAAGCAAGACCGCTAATGACTGAAGGTGGCAGCATTGTGACATTAACTTACCTTGGCGGAGAGCGAGTATTACCAAACTACAACGTAATGGGCGTTGCGAAAGCATCTCTAGATGCAAGTGTAAGATACTTAGCTAGCGATCTAGGAAAAGACGGAATTCGTGTGAATTCAATATCTGCTGGTCCAATCCGTACATTATCTGCAAAAGGAATTAGCGATTTCAATACAATCCTAAAAGAAATCGAAGAACGTGCACCTTTACGTAGAACAACAACACCAGAAGAAATTGGAGATACAGCTTTATTCTTATTTAGTGATCTTTCAAGAGGTATGACTGGTGAAAATCTCCATGTCGATTCTGGCTATCATATTATTGCTTAACCAATGATGGAATGACGATAATAAAAACCTAATCCTTTAAAGGATTAGGTTTTTTCATATTCATTAGTTGATATAATCCTCTGCCTCATTTTTACTTTTTATGATCTTTCCATTCAAAAGACTACTAGCAGGCTGGCGTTTAAGGACAATTCCATTTTGCACAAGGATGATTTCATCGGAAATATCAATCATGACAGATCTCGATTTACTATTTGTTTTAATCAAGCTGATACTTTGTTTCGCAGTGTTCGTTATGGAAGGAATGGGGTTATTTGGCTTGGCTATAAAAAAACCTTGTCCGTAATCAATGCCTAAGTCAATGACCTTTTTGAGTTCAGCTTCTGTTTCGATACCTTCAGCAATGATTTCACTGTTCATTTTCTTGGCAAATGATACAAAGGCTTCTAAGATATTTGATTTTACGTCGTTAGAATCGATTCCTGATATTAATGAACGATCAATCTTTATGTAGTCAGGCATTAATTCAGATATTGATTGTAAAGATGAGTAACCTGCTCCTGCATCATCAATTGCAATTTGAAATCCTTGTTCACGATAATGATGTAAAGCATTCCGAAAAGCGGCAAAGTCATGGATGGCGTTTCTTTCTGTAATTTCAAAAACAATATTATTAGGTTGAAGCCCATAATGATGCAGCAAAGAAATCGTGTGGCCTGGATTAAACTGATGATCATATATTACTTGTGAATTTAAATTTATAAACAATTTTGATCCATTTGACATGCCTTTGCTTTCCTCAAAAGCACGCTCTCTTGCAATCTTTTCCAATGAGTATAAGAATCCTTCTTTTTCTGCATATGAAAACAGATGTGCAGGACGATGAAAAAAACTATGCAGCGGTCCTCGTGATAGTGCCTCAAACCCATATGTTTGCTGACTATGAAAATGAACAATTGGTTGAAAATGAATGGTGAGCTGTTTTTTTTCAAGGATATTCAAAAATTCATCCTTTAAAATTGCTCCTTCATTAGTTGTGTCTGTCTTAACATTGTTCATCGCTTTTCTCCTTTGATATAAAAAAACTGAGAGTTCGTGTTCATTTGTCGTGTTGTTGATTAAAATATTTCTTTTTTTCTACTATTAAATATATGGTAGATATAGGGGGAAATTTTAGTAGGTCAATAAAGTTTTTATGCGTAATTCGACAATAACAAGAAAATGTTAAGTTAGAGTAAATTGAATGTAAAGATTACTTATTTTTATTGAATAGTTAGCTAAAAGCGCTAAAAAACTTGTTCATTGAAGTAGGAACAGCAGATATGTTACATTTTTCATTCGTTTTCATTTGATTGTTTTTGTCATTATTGAAACAAATAGGCACATTACCTAGAACCTTTGCATATCATGTTGAGTGTTCACATTCTTTTGTAATTGGAGGTTATGTAATGAGTAATAAGCAAAAACAAAAGTATCAAATGAAACCTCTTATGTATATTGTTCAACCTGAAAATCAAGATATTAATGTTAACATGCAATCTTTTGTCGTTAAAAAAACTAAGCCTAAATCTTCTGCAACAGTTGCAATTGCAGATGCACCAGTAAAAACCTTACAAAAGGAATTCGATCTTGCTGAAAAAGAAGAAGTTGTTGAAGAGAATAAATTTGCTGGTGTGGAACAACTCGCTCAGGAAGAACCATCTGTCAAACAGTATCGAAAACAAAGAAAACCGTTAACACAAATGAGTGTATTAGAGAAAATTGAGTTCTTTACACATTTGCCGAAAAACATGCCACGAACGTTATGCCAGATTGTAACGACAGAAGAAACGTATCGCGGAGTTATTATGAATGAAGAAAATGAAATGGTAACAATTCGTTCCTTAACACATGCAAAGCCAATAGAAATAAAGATTGACCAAATTAAAGCAATTAATTTATTAGGCTTTTAAATGCTGAGACTTAGAAATTAGTTGGTTAATGCCTCCTTACGTAAGCTCCACTCCCTCGGGGATATAAGCACCGCTCATGAATCAAAGGAAAAGTACACCTTTGATTCATGAGCAGCTTATGCCATTTTAGATCTGAACGAGTTAGTTAGGTCATCAGGCTATTTGACAAGTTTAGGTGATAAGCATTGAATCGCACAGAAGCAAGTTAGATCAACTTCAACACAGTTTCGCGTTTTTACTAGCTTGTGAACATCACATACTTCATGAGCATGTTGACCATGACAATCAAGTGGAAGTAAAAGTTGTAGTGTTGCACAGCAATGACTGATATGTTCTACTCGAAAGAAGTTCGTTTCAAAGCAATTTCCTCCTACATTTCCAAACGCTTTGAAAAGTTTACCTGTTTCAGAGAATAAAACAAACGGGATTGTATCGCCAAGACTTTTCACTGGATTTAGGAGGTTGCTATAACAGCTAGTAGGGCATTTGTCTTTAACGGCTTCTTGCTGTTCTAAAATATTTTCCACAGCATCACATACACAATTTTTATTTTTCATTCTTTCTACCCTCCCATTTAACATTCTTACTATTAATATAAGTATCAATGTGCAAAAAGGTGTTAGGGAATCTGCCTATTTCACGACAAGTAGTGCATGGTTAGATTTAGCGTAACCTTTCACAACTAAAAAAGACTGCCGGTTTCAGCAGTCTTAAGGGTTATTATTTATGATGTTTTCTGTCAACAATGCGGTCTACTAATTCTGGTGATAAGCATTGAATCGCACAGAAGCAATCAAGGTCTACTTCAATACAGAAGTCTGATTTTTCAAGACCAAAGAAGTCTTCATCACAAGGATCTGTTACGCTTTCTGTGTTTCCATTAATATCAACCGGACGAAGTAATGATAATGTTGCACAGCAATCTTTAACTGCTTCTACACGGAAGAAGATTGTTTTAAAGCAAGTCATGTCACCAACAAATCCGCCAACATTACCAAATGCTTTGAACAGTCCGCCTTTTTTGTCACTTAAAATGAAAGGAATTGTATCTCTAGTACCTGCAACAGGATTTAATAAGTTACTAAAGCAACTATTCGGGCATGTGATTTCTTCTACAGCTTCTTGCTCTGCTAAAATTTGTTCAACTGCATCACATACACAGCTATTGTCGCGGTCTCTTTTATCTTTGCAACCCATTTTCAAGTCATCTCCTTAATAATTAATAATTATTTGACTTTAGTCCTTAACAGATTATGTGGGTATTGGGTAGTTGGTGTGGGTATATGTCTATTCTTGTTCAATCATTTAAAAAGAATTTGGGTATATGATTAAGGGGAGGTAGAAGAAATAGAAGTAGGACAACCTATAGGTTATACGGTGCTTCTAAACATATGAATGGGTAAAGGAATAAAATAGCAGGGGAACATGCCCCCTGCAAAGAAATCTTATCATTAAAAAATTGACAAAAAACTATAAGTTTTAATCGGGTAATTAAAGTGTATCTACTTGTTTTAATAGGTGATGTATTTCTTGTGCAGCACGGTTGCTATCTGTAATCGTTAGATCGACTAATTTCTCTATTAGTTGTACGATTAATGTCACTGTTTCAGATGAAAAATATTCTGTAGCATTCTCCTGTGATTCAACATGTTCTTTTTCAGTTGATTCGTGGTCTAAAAAGATAGTAGCCCAAGCATATGGTGTTGCTTTCATTGTTTTGTCCTCCTTTAAATTTCCTACTATACATCTAATTTTGTATAAGACTAACATCATATTAAATAGGGATTCAGTATGGAACTATAAATCTGATAAAAATGTGGGATCCTTTACTTGTATATAATGCTTAATCACGAGCTTTTGTATAAGTCAAACATACAATTTTACACCTAATTTTTCAGCAAATTGTCTAATAAGGCCATCTTGATAAAAGATTAGCCATATATGTAAAATCTAAAAAATTTGCTAAAGGAAATATATCCATCATCATAATTCGGTAATCTTTTCATAATGTATAAGGATGATTATGTAGAGGGGTGGAGGAGATGACTACTTGGTTGCAAATCATCATCTTTGCATTCGCTTCTTTTCGTTTAACGAGACTTATTGTTTTTGATAAGATTACCGCATTTATTCGCAGCCCATTCCATAAAGAAGTTGAACAGAAAGATGATGATGGTGTTGTTGTAGTGTTTTTAGAAATTAAAGGAAAGGGATTAAGAGCATGGATTGGGGAGCTATTAAGCTGTTACTGGTGTACAGGAATGTGGTGCTCAGCATTTTTATATGGAGCATGGATTTTTTGGCCTCAAGGAGCAGAGCCCCTTATCCTTATTTTGGCTATAGCTGGTGCTGCTGGAATGATTGAAACAGTTGTGATGAAACTAATAGATTAGGCAATTAACATAGAAACAATTTTAATCTTACACATACTATGAGATAAAGACGCTGATATTCTTTTACCAGGTTAAGTACAAGAGAAATAATTGGAAGGTGGGATATGAAATGAAAAGAGTAAACATGAATCCTTCCCAAAGACAAACAGATTCAAATCAATCAAAGCCTAGTTTAGAGAAACAAAAAAATGTTAAAAAAAGAGGCTGTGGCTGCGGGAAAAAAAGACGTTCATAGAATAAATATAAAAATGGATTGAATGGTCAGTTTATATAATCGTTTTAACAAAGTGATTAATAGAAAATTAGAAAGACCTGAAGAGTAGAAGGGTGTTTTGGTGTAAAGAGAATGGTTGCCAGATTCTTATCCATCTGGATTGGTCTGGCAACTAACCATTTATATTTTAAGATTTTTTCCTCCAGGAGTAGTAAAGTCATTCAAACTCTTTCCCCCTAAATAAAATAACTTCCAAGTGACTGATAAAGGCTCTACACCAATTGTAGGCGGAT from Metabacillus sediminilitoris carries:
- a CDS encoding thiazole synthase; translation: MLKIADKTFQSRLLLGTGKYPSFNIQKEAVAQSESEILTFAVRRMNIFEPTQPNFLEQLDVSKYTLLPNTAGAKTAEEAVRIAKLAKASGLCDMIKVEVIGDDRSLLPDPVETLKASEMLLEEGFIVLPYTSDDVVLARRLEELGVHAIMPGASPIGSGQGILNPLNLRFIIEQSKVPVIVDAGIGSPSDAALAMELGADGVLLNTAVSAAQDPVKMAIAMKLAIEAGRLGYEAGRIPKKEYATASSPTEGMMTS
- the fabI gene encoding enoyl-ACP reductase FabI yields the protein MNLSLNGRNIVVMGVANKRSIAWGIARSLHTAGARLIFTYAGERLEKSVRELADSLERNDSIVLPCDVTNDEEIKTCFGTIKEEVGAIHGVAHCIAFANKEELQGEYMNTTRDGFLLAHNISSYSLTAVAKEARPLMTEGGSIVTLTYLGGERVLPNYNVMGVAKASLDASVRYLASDLGKDGIRVNSISAGPIRTLSAKGISDFNTILKEIEERAPLRRTTTPEEIGDTALFLFSDLSRGMTGENLHVDSGYHIIA
- a CDS encoding CotY/CotZ family spore coat protein, which codes for MKNKNCVCDAVENILEQQEAVKDKCPTSCYSNLLNPVKSLGDTIPFVLFSETGKLFKAFGNVGGNCFETNFFRVEHISHCCATLQLLLPLDCHGQHAHEVCDVHKLVKTRNCVEVDLTCFCAIQCLSPKLVK
- a CDS encoding CotY/CotZ family spore coat protein; this encodes MGCKDKRDRDNSCVCDAVEQILAEQEAVEEITCPNSCFSNLLNPVAGTRDTIPFILSDKKGGLFKAFGNVGGFVGDMTCFKTIFFRVEAVKDCCATLSLLRPVDINGNTESVTDPCDEDFFGLEKSDFCIEVDLDCFCAIQCLSPELVDRIVDRKHHK
- a CDS encoding EAL domain-containing protein, encoding MNNVKTDTTNEGAILKDEFLNILEKKQLTIHFQPIVHFHSQQTYGFEALSRGPLHSFFHRPAHLFSYAEKEGFLYSLEKIARERAFEESKGMSNGSKLFINLNSQVIYDHQFNPGHTISLLHHYGLQPNNIVFEITERNAIHDFAAFRNALHHYREQGFQIAIDDAGAGYSSLQSISELMPDYIKIDRSLISGIDSNDVKSNILEAFVSFAKKMNSEIIAEGIETEAELKKVIDLGIDYGQGFFIAKPNNPIPSITNTAKQSISLIKTNSKSRSVMIDISDEIILVQNGIVLKRQPASSLLNGKIIKSKNEAEDYIN
- a CDS encoding CotO family spore coat protein, whose protein sequence is MSNKQKQKYQMKPLMYIVQPENQDINVNMQSFVVKKTKPKSSATVAIADAPVKTLQKEFDLAEKEEVVEENKFAGVEQLAQEEPSVKQYRKQRKPLTQMSVLEKIEFFTHLPKNMPRTLCQIVTTEETYRGVIMNEENEMVTIRSLTHAKPIEIKIDQIKAINLLGF
- the thiS gene encoding sulfur carrier protein ThiS, whose amino-acid sequence is MTIKLNGELVELSFDVGTIQQLLAFYQLEDRLVIVEHNREIILKDHYESTPLQNGDEVELVHFVGGG
- a CDS encoding DUF1360 domain-containing protein translates to MTTWLQIIIFAFASFRLTRLIVFDKITAFIRSPFHKEVEQKDDDGVVVVFLEIKGKGLRAWIGELLSCYWCTGMWCSAFLYGAWIFWPQGAEPLILILAIAGAAGMIETVVMKLID
- the thiO gene encoding glycine oxidase ThiO; translation: MNKQYEVGIIGGGIIGQSIAYHLAKEGVSVLVLESHKIGTGATSAAAGMLGANSELEKNDAFYQFAKESQRLYHSLQYELSERSQINIGLVDKGMYKIAMNDDEADSLKEAASYYKSVEWHEKEMVLEHESTLSTSIKGALYIKEDGHVSPLHVCAAFSKSASLLGATILENSPVHAIKKTSKNGYTLSTPRADFSVNKVVIANGVWSGHFFKQLGVNAGMKPVKGECLSVKSSEISLEKTIFYDHCYIVPKGDGRIVIGATMVEDDWSTAPTIGGIQSLIEKITPIMPSIASSQLHETWSGLRPQSHDGKPYIGQHPNGEHIYFATGHYRNGILLAPKTGEMVRDLILGRQQNEDYINTFSIVRPQLQAMR
- a CDS encoding thiamine phosphate synthase, translated to MTLFQYREKGDVCLQSQEYIELGKRLRKLCKLYKVPFIVNDDIELAIELSADDVHIGQDDGDPILVRKKLGHDRWLGISTHSVAEANQAVKDGADYIGVGPMFTTKTKTDAQAVVGPHAVNNTNKSIRTSGITHYRNWRDYLRECRFRLSSWCKWCSGYQFN
- a CDS encoding thiazole biosynthesis adenylyltransferase ThiF is translated as MERYSRQILFSPIGECGQEKIKNKHVLIVGAGALGTANAEMIARAGIGKLTIIDRDYVEWSNLQRQQLYIEDDAINRIPKAIAAKTHLHEINSEVEVQAFVEDVTSANIEGWINGVDVIVDSTDNFDTRLLINDVSLKHNIPWIYGGCVGSYGLSFTVIPNKTPCLHCLLKHIPFNGLTCDTVGVISPIVSMVTSHQTTEVLKLLVGDEENRRNKLVSFDLWKNQYSSINMDRLKNDACPTCGTNPVYPYLTAERETKAAVLCGRDTVQIRPTNGMQVSFESISERVKPIADAFLENPFLMSFTFGDHRIVLFKDGRALIHGTKDISEAKKIYHRYVG